In one window of Helianthus annuus cultivar XRQ/B chromosome 17, HanXRQr2.0-SUNRISE, whole genome shotgun sequence DNA:
- the LOC110925240 gene encoding clusterin-associated protein 1 homolog — protein MSSQDIFGTPPLSQLQHGSSSRGLPTPQDNLLDVGDFDFANNSEVLKLEKKMENVIAENKRLAAENKKAADREKILVNRVQELEKKVEADQSKIDILKVRVSELEEEKNRRDAHNEYFELKHKELNEAKRAKDHELYMLHKVVESMLGSSVEDKFEELQVAEVRAERQAEIERQMKDKGKGVEGSSVVPVLALVPSMVTENPGPISAVSGLFEDETHMHELIGDSSDEDGDEDEENDEDEEDDFVFSASSHISKGNDDDDAAGGSGVKVTEAANEKVVDDLMNDTLNEESGEASGKGESDKTQIVEHS, from the coding sequence ATGTCTTCACAAGATATTTTCGGTACACCTCCACTATCACAATTACAACATGGTTCTTCAAGTAGAGGTCTACCTACACCACAAGATAATCTGTTAGACGTTGGTGATTTCGACTTTGCAAATAATTCAGAAGTGTTGAAGTTAGAAAAGAAAATGGAGAATGTGATAGCAGAAAACAAGAGGTTGGCAGCTGAGAACAAGAAGGCTGCTGATAGAGAAAAAATACTTGTGAATCGTGTTCAGGAGTTAgaaaagaaagttgaagctgATCAATCTAAGATTGATATCCTGAAGGTTCGTGTGTctgaacttgaagaagaaaagaacaGACGTGATGCACATAATGAATACTTCGAGTTGAAACATAAAGAGTTGAATGAAGCTAAAAGAGCAAAAGATCATGAGTTATATATGCTACATAAAGTTGTTGAAAGTATGTTGGGATCTTCTGTAGAAGATAAGTTTGAGGAGCTACAGGTTGCAGAAGTTCGTGCTGAACGTCAAGCAGAGATTGAACGACAAATGAAGGATAAAGGTAAAGGAGTTGAAGGAAGCTCGGTTGTGCCCGTATTAGCTCTAGTACCTTCAATGGTTACAGAGAATCCTGGGCCTATCTCTGCAGTATCTGGGTTGTTTGAAGATGAAACGCATATGCATGAATTGATAGGTGATAGTAGTGATGAagatggtgatgaagatgaagagaatgatgaagatgaagaagatgacttTGTATTCTCTGCAAGTAGTCATATTTCAAaaggtaatgatgatgatgatgctgcagGAGGATCTGGGGTTAAAGTTACAGAAGCTGCAAATGAAAAAGTcgttgatgatttgatgaacgACACATtgaatgaagaaagtggtgaagctTCTGGAAAGGGGGAGTCGGATAAGACACAGATTGTAGAACATTCTTAA